The genomic window GGGGTATCTTTTACCAGGCGGACGAGCTCCTAGACGTGCTTGAGGAGATATCTGGCATGGCTGGCATCCGTCGAGTTCTGGCACGTGGACGCCTTACATGATTACGAACACATGTTCCCATATGCGCATGATGGGTATATACTTTCCCCAGCGCAATGCTCCCGCGCACCTGATGAGCGGTGGGTATATGGGCATATGTCATCAACGAATACTCTCGGTGAGAAGGAGAACAGCCTCATGACGAAAGACGAAGTGCTCGAACTTATCAAAGAGGCCATGCGTGCGAAGGATAAGGTTCGTCTGTCCATCCTGCGTCAGGTGAACGAGGAGTTCAAAAAGATCGAAGTCGACCAGCGCCGCGATGTGACCGATGCCGACGTGACGGCTTGCGTCAAGAAGCTCATCAAGGTGACGTCCGAGACGCTCGATTACTCGCGTCAGGCCGGCACGAACGAGGAGCGTACCGCAAACCTTGCACGCCAGGTGGAAATCCTCGAAGGCCTGTTGCCCCATCAGGTCGCTGGCGATGAGCTCGCTGCCCTTATCGACGCTGTCGTTTCTGAGCTGGGCCTGTCTTCGAAGAAGGACATGGGCCGCCTCATGAAAGAGCTTGGCGAGCGCACGGGTGGCAACTTCGACAAGCCGTCTGCTGCCAAGCTGGCGGGGGCAAAGCTGGCATAGCATCGCCGCGTCGATGGGCATTCGTCGAGACGGTGCCCAGGCGTCGTGGCACGCCCTGGCGGTGCGCTATCATGGCGCCATCCCGGGAATGTGGGCCGAGGGGTCATTCTCGGCGCTGGATGAGTGATCTTCCAAGCGTTGGGATACCCTGGGCGGTGGCATGCGAAGGCAGGCGGATACCATGGCTCAACAAAACAACCAGCGTCCAGGTGGCGAGAATCCCTATCAGCGGAGGGGCTCGCATTTTGCTCCGCCATCTGGCCCTGCTCCCCAGAGTGGCGCACGGCAAGGACAGCCCCGAGGGACTGCGAGTCCTCGAGGATCTCGCTTCGCTGCGCCACAGGGGGGACAGCCTCAGGGCGCACCTTCGTCGGCATATAGTCGCTCAGCCTATAAGGGATCGTCCTCGGCCCAGCGCCCTCAGCCAGCCGGCCGCCGGTTCGCCCAGAATCCCGCCTCTTCGCGTGACCTGCCCCAGGTGCCCGGCTACGTGCCCTCGATGGCGGGTGGGCCCTCCGGAGGTCAGCCGCCTCAGAAAAAGAGCGGGCGCGGTACGACAATTGCTGCGGTCATCTTGCTCATCGTGGGCCTGGCCTTGCTGGGCACGGCGCTTGGCATCTATCTGATGACGCAGCACAACTACCAGCAGAACAAAGACGAGTACGCCGCCCTTGCCGCGCAGAACGTCACCGAGGACACGGCAACGAATGAGCCCGTCGTCGACTTCACGACGCTCAAGACGCAGAACCCCGAGATCGTGGGGTGGGTTCAGATTCCGGGTACGCCGGTCAACTATCCGATTGCCCAGCATGGTGATAACGACTACTACCTTAACCACTCGTTCCTCGGACGCGATGATGACTTCGGTGCGGTGTTCCTCGACTACCGCAGTGACCCGGCGCTGGGCGATCGCCTCACGACCATCTACGGGCACCACCTCAAGAACGGAGAGATGTTCGCAAAGGTTGCCGACTACTCCGACCAGGCGGAGTTCGACGCGATTCCCGCTGTGTACTACGTGACAGATGACGGCGCGGTGCACGATCTCGTCCCGATCGGTGCGCTCGTCGTGGACGGCGAGGACACGGGCGTCCTGCGGTTCGACTTCGCGTCTGACGCGGAGTTCCAGGCCTACGTGCAGGGCCTGCTCGATCGCTGCTCTTCTCGGCGAGCCGACGTGAACGTTGCGGGCATCGCGCACCTCTACATGCTGTCGACTTGCAGCTACGAGCGTGAGAACGACCGCACGATCCTGTTGGCTGTCGATCGTGCGCAGATCGGTGCTGCTGCTCATGACGCGTCTCAAGACATCGCCGACATTCGTTCAGAGGCGGGCCAGGTCGTGAGCGACGTGACCGGCGAGCCTGCGACCGACGCGGCAGCTCCTGCCGAAGACGCGGCTCCTGCCGAGGATGTGCCGGTGGATGAGGGCGTGCCTGCGGAGGATGTCGCTGCGTAACGCATCTGACCTATGCGGGGGCTATGCTGTGTGTGCGGCATAGCCCCCGTTTGCATTGTGTCCCGATGACTTCCGAAGAGGAGTTTATGAACGCCCTGAGCATGGCTTCACTTGCGTCAAAGCCGTCCGACTGCACCATGTGCGGGAACAGCTCACCTTGCTCATCCGCCGACTGGGCATCCTCCGACAAACCCGAGGAGGAATGCGGCGTTTTCGGCGTGTGGGCACCGGGCAAAGATGTCGCCCGCATGTCGTACTTTGCCCTGCATGCGTTGCAGCATCGTGGCCAGGAGTCGGCTGGCATAGCCGTGGGTGACGGTCAGACCGTGCTCGTTCGCAAGGACACCGGCCTCGTCAACCAGGTGTTCTCCGATGCGGATATCGCTTCCCTCGTCGGCGACGTCGCCGTGGGGCACGTGCGCTATGGTACGGCGGGCTCTAAAGGCTGGATGGGCGCCCAACCGCACCTCTCCACCATCGGCGATGTCATCATCGCCCTAGCTCACAACGGCACGCTCGTCAACTCCGATAACCTGAGGCGCCAGCTCATCGATCTCGGCGTTCCGTTCATGAGCAACACCGACTCCGAGGTTGCCACGCGCCTCATCGGCTACTTCACGCAGAACACGCATCACATCCGCGAAGGCATTCGCAACACGATGGAGCTGCTCGAGGGCGGTTATGCCATGGCGCTCATCAATGATGAGGCGCTCTACGCATTCCGTGACCCGCAGGGCATCCGCCCGCTCGTACTCGGCGAGCTGCCCGATGGCGCCGGTTGGTGCGTTGCAAGCGAGACGTGCGCCCTCGACATCCTGGGCGCGACGTTCGTGCGAGACGTGCGCCCTGGCGAGGTTCTGCGCATCAACCGCGAGGGCCTCGTCAGCGAACAGGCCGTCCCCGCCCGTCCGCGGGCGCTGTGCATCTTCGAGCACGTGTATTTCGCTCGCCCTGACTCCGTTATGGAAGGCGACTCCATCTACGCTGCTCGCGTACGCATGGGTCGTGAGCTGGCGCGCGAGGCCCCGGCCGATGCCGATCTCGTTATCGCCGTGCCCGACTCGGGTGTCCCGGCAGCCGTGGGCTTCTCGCGCGAGAGCGGCATTCCTTACGGCGACGGCCTTGTGAAGAACCGCTACGTTGGTCGCACGTTCATCCAGCCGACGCAGGAGCTGCGCCAGATGGGCGTGCGCATGAAGCTCAATCCGCTGCGCGAGGTTATCGAGGGCAAACGCCTTGTCGTCGTGGACGATTCCATCGTGCGTGGTACGACGTCGAAGCAGATTGTCCACATGCTGCGCGAGGCGGGCGCAACTGAGGTTCACATGCGCATCGTGTCGCCAGAGGTCAAGTGGCCGTGCTTTTACGGCATCGACACGGACGTGCAGGCGCAGCTCATCTCCGCGCGCAAGGACCCGCAGGGCGTGTGCGATTACATCGGGGCAGACTCACTGGCGTTTCTTTCGGTTCCCGCTTTGCTTGGTTGCGTGCGGCCGGGCGGATACTGTTGCGCCTGCTATGATGGATGCTATCCGGTCGAGATTCCCGCAGCGTTTTCGCGCGGCAAGTTCCTCGACGGGTATGAGCCCAACAACCTGGCTGCGGCGCCCGAGAGCACGCGGCGCAGGGTCAGCGACATCGCCGACGAGATCGAAAGGGAGTACCAGTGAGCACCCAGAACACGAGCGACCTGGACGAGCTGAACAAGCAGGGTGCCGCGGGCGCCCCCGAGATCACCTACCGCGATGCCGGCGTCGATGTTGACGAGGGCGAGCGTGCGGTCGATGCCATCAAGGAGTGCGTCGCCTCGACGCGCCGCCCTGAGGTCATCGGCGGACTCGGTGGCTTTGGCTCGCTGTTCTCCGCGGCGGCGTTCAAAGACATGGACGATCCCGTGCTCGTAAGCGGCACGGACGGCGTCGGCACGAAGATCAAGCTTGCGCAGGTTTTCGGCAAGCACGACACTGTGGGCATCGATCTGGTGGCCATGTGCGTCAATGACATCCTGGCCGGTGGTGCCGAGCCCCTGTTCTTCCTCGACTACATCGCGATCGGTCATATCGAGGCCGATCACGTGGCCGAGATCGTGAGCGGCGTGGCAGAGGGGTGCAAGCAGGCCGGTTGCGCTCTGGTGGGCGGCGAGATGGCCGAGCACCCTGGCGTCATGGCAAGCGACGAGTACGACCTGGCTGGCTTTACGGTGGGCGTCGTCGACCGTGCGAAGATCCTGCAGCCCGAGATGGTCAACGAGGGCGACGTCATTCTGGGTGTGGCCTCGAGCGGCCTGCACTCCAACGGCTTCTCGCTCGTGCGCCGCATCATCCTCGACGGACGTGATCGCGAGGAGTACTTCAAGCCGCTACCCGAGCTGGGCGGCGAGAGCCTGGCTGAGGCAACGCTGCGCCCGACGCGCATCTACGTGAAGAGCGTGCTGCCGCTCATCAAGGAGGATCACGGCATCCACGGCATCGCCCACATCACGGGTGGCGGCATCACGAACAACCTGAATCGTGTCATCCCCGCGACGATGGACGCGGCTATCGATCGCGGTACGTGGAATGTGCCGCCGGTCATCGAGTATGTGGTGAACGCGGCTCGCCTCTCTGACGACGAGGCTTACAAGACGTACAACATGGGCGTCGGCATGGCGATCATCGTGGATCCTCAGCGCGTTGACGAGGTGGCCGAGGCTCTGACTGCTGCCGGCGAGACGGTGTTCCCGATTGGCGAGATGGTGGCGGGCACAGGTCGCGTTATTTACCGGTAGGGGGTCTCGGGCCACCGGAGGGCGCCTGCCGCGGGCGCGCAGACCACAGCACGGCATCTGCGGCGTTGCCCGGAGGCTCGCGTACTTAGTACGCGTCGCCTCCGGGCGCCTTGTATCTGCCGCACTGTGGCGGCGCGCAGGGCAAGGGCGGAGTCGGGGTCGAGATGTCAGGAGCCAAGCCCAGGTCAGAGGGTTTGCAGGTCAAGGGCGGTGGCAAAGATAAGATCGCAGGGCCGGGATAGAGGTCGAGTTTGCGAGCCTGTTGGGTCGAGCAGAGCTGAAGGGGTTGGGCGGATGAGCATTAAGTTGGGCGTTCTTATCTCGGGGTCGGGCACGAACCTGCAGGCCATCATTGATCGCATCGCTGATGGGTCGCTCGATGCCTCGATCGAGCTCGTCGTGTCGAGCCGTCCCGACGCCTATGGCCTGAAGCGTGCGGCAGAGGCAGGACTCGAGACGCTTTCGATGTCGCGCGATGTCTATGCCGCCGATCCCATCGTGGCCGATACAATCATCGCTACCGAGCTCGTGCAGCACGGCGTGGACTACGTCGTGATGGCTGGCTATATGCGCATGGTGCGCGAGCCCCTGCTCGAGGCATTCCCCAACCGCATCGTGAACCTGCATCCCGCGCTGCTCCCGTCGTTCAAGGGTGCGCACGCCATCCAGGACGCGTGGACGCGTGGCGTCAAGGTGACGGGCGTGACCGTGCACTTTGCTAACGCCGACTACGACTGCGGCCCCATTATTGCCCAACGTGCCGTGACCGTTGACGAGGGTATGTCGCTCGACGACCTTGAGGCTCGCATCCACGAGACGGAACATGCGCTTTACCCGGAGACGCTGCAGCTCCTCGCTGAGGATCGCGTGCACGTGATGGGCGACAACACCGTGCGCATTGACCCACCTGCTCCTGTGGAGGCATAGCGCCTGACACGCGGGCGTTTCGTACATATGAGTAGGGATGGACAGCCCGCTGCATTCGTGCTGCAGCGGGCCGTTTGCTGTGTAAGGCCCTGCTTTTTGAGGCGCCCCTGAGTGGTACGGATTTGCGGTTGTGCGAGCTTTTGCAAAACCGCTTGCCAAATCTGGCCCCGATTTTCGGCTGTGCTAGGTTTGCACGGCGCTCGGAAGGTGTCACCGCTGCCTGCAGACTGCTAGTAACGTATCTACCTGCGGTTTCTTGAGGCGCTGCCTGGCTTCGAGGTCATGTCTTCTCGCACAAAGCTCGCATAACCGCAAAACGAGCCCAAATTTGAGGCACGGTTTTGCAAAACCTAGCACAACCGCGAAAGCGTGCCACATATCCAGCTCTAGCAAGGTCCACATACGCGCCCCAAGCCTTGCAAAGGGCCGCATTCTCGCCCTGCCCACGCGCGGGCTTGCCGGAGAGTAGTCAGAAATCAGCTCGCCAATACAAAAAGCCCGGCCGCCCTTCGCGAGAAGGGCGGCCGGGCTTCGTCGTGCGCACGTCTTCCGGGCTTCGTTACGCCTTCGGGATGTCGTGTTCCTCGGAGGCGTGCGTGACGCTCAGCGGGTGATGGCAGGCCACGATGTGCCCGCCGCCCAAGTCGCGCAGCTTGGGCGCCTCGGTGCCGCACTTCTCGTCTGCGAAGGGGCACCGCGGGTGGAAGCGGCAGCCCTTCGGCACGTTGATGGGGCTCGGCAGCTCGCCT from Coriobacteriia bacterium includes these protein-coding regions:
- a CDS encoding phosphoribosylformylglycinamidine cyclo-ligase — its product is MNKQGAAGAPEITYRDAGVDVDEGERAVDAIKECVASTRRPEVIGGLGGFGSLFSAAAFKDMDDPVLVSGTDGVGTKIKLAQVFGKHDTVGIDLVAMCVNDILAGGAEPLFFLDYIAIGHIEADHVAEIVSGVAEGCKQAGCALVGGEMAEHPGVMASDEYDLAGFTVGVVDRAKILQPEMVNEGDVILGVASSGLHSNGFSLVRRIILDGRDREEYFKPLPELGGESLAEATLRPTRIYVKSVLPLIKEDHGIHGIAHITGGGITNNLNRVIPATMDAAIDRGTWNVPPVIEYVVNAARLSDDEAYKTYNMGVGMAIIVDPQRVDEVAEALTAAGETVFPIGEMVAGTGRVIYR
- a CDS encoding class B sortase; amino-acid sequence: MLIVGLALLGTALGIYLMTQHNYQQNKDEYAALAAQNVTEDTATNEPVVDFTTLKTQNPEIVGWVQIPGTPVNYPIAQHGDNDYYLNHSFLGRDDDFGAVFLDYRSDPALGDRLTTIYGHHLKNGEMFAKVADYSDQAEFDAIPAVYYVTDDGAVHDLVPIGALVVDGEDTGVLRFDFASDAEFQAYVQGLLDRCSSRRADVNVAGIAHLYMLSTCSYERENDRTILLAVDRAQIGAAAHDASQDIADIRSEAGQVVSDVTGEPATDAAAPAEDAAPAEDVPVDEGVPAEDVAA
- a CDS encoding phosphoribosylglycinamide formyltransferase, whose protein sequence is MSIKLGVLISGSGTNLQAIIDRIADGSLDASIELVVSSRPDAYGLKRAAEAGLETLSMSRDVYAADPIVADTIIATELVQHGVDYVVMAGYMRMVREPLLEAFPNRIVNLHPALLPSFKGAHAIQDAWTRGVKVTGVTVHFANADYDCGPIIAQRAVTVDEGMSLDDLEARIHETEHALYPETLQLLAEDRVHVMGDNTVRIDPPAPVEA
- a CDS encoding amidophosphoribosyltransferase — protein: MCGNSSPCSSADWASSDKPEEECGVFGVWAPGKDVARMSYFALHALQHRGQESAGIAVGDGQTVLVRKDTGLVNQVFSDADIASLVGDVAVGHVRYGTAGSKGWMGAQPHLSTIGDVIIALAHNGTLVNSDNLRRQLIDLGVPFMSNTDSEVATRLIGYFTQNTHHIREGIRNTMELLEGGYAMALINDEALYAFRDPQGIRPLVLGELPDGAGWCVASETCALDILGATFVRDVRPGEVLRINREGLVSEQAVPARPRALCIFEHVYFARPDSVMEGDSIYAARVRMGRELAREAPADADLVIAVPDSGVPAAVGFSRESGIPYGDGLVKNRYVGRTFIQPTQELRQMGVRMKLNPLREVIEGKRLVVVDDSIVRGTTSKQIVHMLREAGATEVHMRIVSPEVKWPCFYGIDTDVQAQLISARKDPQGVCDYIGADSLAFLSVPALLGCVRPGGYCCACYDGCYPVEIPAAFSRGKFLDGYEPNNLAAAPESTRRRVSDIADEIEREYQ
- a CDS encoding GatB/YqeY domain-containing protein yields the protein MTKDEVLELIKEAMRAKDKVRLSILRQVNEEFKKIEVDQRRDVTDADVTACVKKLIKVTSETLDYSRQAGTNEERTANLARQVEILEGLLPHQVAGDELAALIDAVVSELGLSSKKDMGRLMKELGERTGGNFDKPSAAKLAGAKLA